AACCTCTATTTTACACGAGTCTCTCATACTATGATACTATAGCTACACTTCCCACTGTGTCTCAGGGTCTGTGACACACACAGACTCACTTCAAGTTCCCAGCTTTTGCCATTTTTCCCACTGTTTATTGGTGAGTTCCTTTGTGTCATTGTGTGCAAACTCATTTGTGAGAGGCAAAAGCCAAAAGGGGTGACatttagtagtatttttttGGTTCTGTGGCTCTGATTCTGCTTATTCATGTTAGCTTTTTGACACAGTGGTAAATAGTTTATTTCTGTTATTATTGCTGTTTTACTTTAAAAGTGAATTTTTCAGTGTTTTGTGTAAATAATGAAAATGTATGAGGCTTCAAAAGCCAGGTTTGTTGAGTGCTGAACAAATGCAGAATGTGATCTTCGCTGCTCTTTCAGTAAATCccagatttttgtttttggtcagATTACATTATAATGCTTCTTAtgctataaatgaaaaaaaaaagatgtggcatattttgttatttggTGATGCCTTCGAAGATCTGGTTTACAAGAGGGTTGCTTCAAATGTGGTATGATGGTATCACATATCTTTGTGAATAGCTCGTAGTTTTATGATCATAAACCTGAAAGTAGACTTTTTAGGCCCGATACGTGGCTTTATTTATCTGCATAACTCACTTTTTCGTCATAGTATGCCTTTCATCTAATGACTAAAAAGTTGCCATTTTTCtattgaaacaaatttaaatttcatattacaTGACTAAAAAGTTACCATTTTTCTATTCAAGCAAATTGAAACTTCATATTACATACAACCAAACCAGGCATATTTTAATTCCCATATTGTGGTTAACTAGCCTACAGTGTAGGATCACCGGGATTCCTTTTATGTCTAATATAAATTTTCCCAGATACATGTTTAGTGTGTTTGAGGAGGgagaagaaactaaaaatgTGCTACAAGAACAAGCTAAAGTAGCAGTGATAAACGGGTCACTATAATGGTTCAAAGGGGAAGCAGGATTTGATTAAAGACAGCTTGGTGTGTGGTAACTATGAACAGATGTTGATCTAAGTCTgatctccaaatcaaattcTTGCATAGTATTTGATAAACATATTTGATTTGACTATCAGAGCATCCTTGCACGTTTTCTTCAATGATTATTTTTGTGGTCTTTTGCATCGAATCTGATGCTATGGAATGTGCATGAGTGTGATGATGACTCAGATTGGAATGCCAggttttcaaaaagaaatttgTTTAGTTTTCAGTGTGATCTTAAGTAGTCATCATTGGAGTATGGTTGATGTAgataaatgttattttctaGATTACTAGATTATAATGCTCGTGTTTTATCATAATGATGTTATCTAGTAAACATCGTTTCTTTTCCCTCAGGGAGGGGGAGTTTTCATTATTCATGATCAGAGAATGGCACAAATTTTAGCATTCTTTTCACACACTAGAGTTTAGTTTTAGAAGGATTTGACACAATTTCTTTGCAATGATTTTATGTGTGGCTTGATTAGTCATCATCTGATGGTGGTTACGGAATAGCTGATAGACATTATGCATTAAATTATAAGGCTgtttagtattatttttgtttaatatttaacctaaaattgtattatgtattataatttgatttgattcataTCTGAGTGGGGGTTCTCATAACTACTTTAACTACTTTGTGTACTAAAGAGAAGAACTGCAGAACATGGCACAGATTTTGGCTCCCTCTACGCAATGGCAGATGAGAATCTCAAAATCCTCTCCCAATGCAACTCCCATTACATCAAACATGTGGAGTTCTTTATTGtggaaacaaaataagaaagttTCACCTACCAGTTCTGCTAAATTTAGAGTGCTGGCAATTAAGTCTGACAATAGCACCATCAACAGGCTCGAGGGTCTACTTAATTTGGATATCACTCCATTCACTGACAAGATAATTGCTGAGTACATTTGGTATTCATTCTATTCTGCCTCCTTTTGTATCTCATAGTTCGCCGGATCCAATTATGACTAACTACTTCCTTTTACCTGCTTCTGAGTGAGGATGCAAGGTATttaaaactgaattttttttttgaaacaggATTGGGGGGACAGGAATTGATGTGCGCAGTAAATCAAgagtatgttatttataatgtTCTAAATAAGCTAAGAGAAATTATTCCTAccattgtcatttgaattgttTCATGCTATTCATGATAATCATACacatatattttcatttcttaGACAATATCAAAGCCTGTTGAAGATCCCTCTGAGCTCCCTAAATGGAACTATGATGGATCTAGCACTGGACAGGCACCTGGTGATGATAGTGAAGTAATCCTATAGTAAGAATTTTGGCACTGATACTTCTATTTATGTTACTTACTCTACACCATtgcagttttaattttaatctttttttttctcccagtcctcaagcaatttTCAAAGATCCTTTCCGTGGCGGTAACAATATTTTGGTGAGGGCTGTTATACTTGAAAGAGGTCACATGGCATgttgattgaaatttaaatatagatATTATGAAGTTAACtagatatattttgttttgctaAGGTCATTTGCGATTCTTACACCCCACAAGGTGAGCCTATCCCTACAAACAAGAGACACAGAGCTGCTGAAATTTTCAGTAACCCAAAGGTCCAAGCTGAAGTTCCATGGTATATATAATACTTCTTATCTTTAGCCTTAAACAAAAATTTGTGATGATAAATTACACGATtcaagaatttatttatttatttatttttggtttagtGTTACCAACTATTTTTCGATGCTAGAAATTTGTAACTTACTATCTAACTCTATGTTACACACACCACTTCTATTTCTGATGATTTATGgcaaaaaagaaagacataTAACCccagtttgtttaaatttaaaaaaagtaattctaAACAAACGCTTTTTATATAAGCACttttttaataagtaataaaaaaagcagaaaactgcttattttaagtaaaaacaaTTTAGACAAATACatcataaaatcataaaactgcttattttatttaaaaaatacttattttaaaaaagtaagcTCATACAAACTATCCCATATGATAAGCAATGCCAATTAAAATTCTGACATTTATAGTATTTCTTATCTAGTGATGCCTAACCAAATTATGACATGATATTTTCTCTTCTTCATTTGATCACTTACTCAAATAGAAGTTAACTGAACTTTTGGGGTGAATTACAATTTTAACAGAAAACATTCTAATATTATTGTATGTTAACTGTTCAAAGGTATGGAATAGAACAAGAGTACACCTTACTTCAAACAAATGTGAAATGGCCATTAGGTTGGCCGGTTGGTGGCTATCCCGGTCCTCAGGTAATGTCAACTCTTCGTAGTTTTCTTTTGGATTTTATTCACATTTCTCTGGAATATTGCAGTTtcataatttgaatttaattacttattccTTCATATTTCAGGGTCCTTATTATTGCAGTGCTGGGGCAGATAAGTCATTTGGACGTGACATATCTGATGCTCACTACAAGGCTTGCTTATATGCTGGAATTAACATCAGTGGCACCAATGGGGAGGTTATGCCTGGGCAGGTATATCTCTTGCAGTTCCCTTTGTTTTAAGGCCTATGAATATTCATTTTTCCTCATTATTTCTGCTATGTATATTGCAGTGGGAGTACCAAGTTGGTCCTAGTGTAGGTATTGAGGCTGGTGATCATATCTGGGCTTCAAGGTACATCCTCGAGGTAATTCATTTTGCCTACTTTTTGGTTTTTATACACATACACACACCCTGGTTGGACCATTTGGTTCAATATAATGTCTTATTAAGGCTTTGTCTTTTGTGTGGTTCTTGTTCATGACTTTATGTTCAGCTGAATATTAAAAACTTCCTGTTTGCACTAAGGTTGATACATTGTTATTATTTGTGTATGCTTACGTGAGAATTGCTCCATTTGCTTAGTTATCAACAGACATTTATTGCCCATACATGTTCTTCTAACTCTTTCCTCTTATTTTAGAGGTGGATAAGTCAAAGGCCAAAGAGAACAGaccctgaattttttttttcctttcatctaTTTTTATACAATTCTTTAGTGCCTCTAAATTGTTTAGATCATGAAAGGTAATTCAGTATTCTGAAGTTTAAAGGTTCTTGACATTGCTTGTAACTGAATTGTTGATAGTCTCGTGTAAACAAAACATTGTGCTTGTTCTCTTGTCCCTTATCCAATTTTGTTATCTTCTAATTAAGTATATTGCATTTTGGTCTGGCCTGGCAGAGAATTACTGAGCAAGCTGGTGTTGTGCTCTCTCTTGATCCAAAACCAATAGAGGTACATACTGTAATGCTTTAATTAACAGTATTGCCTATCCTATGTTAATTATACTAATTGTTTTGGTTAAACATAGGGTGACTGGAATGGAGCAGGATGCCACACCAATTACAGGTTTTTGCCCATGTCTCTTTGCATGTGTCTTTAATTTACTAAATTACTAAGTTGGTAAAAACCATTTGTCTTTTAGTACAAAGAGCATGAGGGAAGATGGAGGCTTTGAGGTAATAAAGAAGGCAATTTTGAATCTATCGCTTCGCCACAAGGATCACATCAGTGCATATGGAGAAGGAAATGAGAGAAGGTTGACAGGAAAGCATGAGACAGCAAGCATTAACACATTTTCTTGGGTATGGTTTCAAAATTGCCAATACCTATTATCGTTAACGACAGGGTAATCAAGCATGAAGTTTTCTTCTTGTTTGCTAcatactaataaaattaaacttgcAGGGAGTGGCTAACCGTGGTTGCTCAATCCGTGTGG
The nucleotide sequence above comes from Glycine soja cultivar W05 chromosome 11, ASM419377v2, whole genome shotgun sequence. Encoded proteins:
- the LOC114375809 gene encoding glutamine synthetase leaf isozyme, chloroplastic-like; the protein is MAQILAPSTQWQMRISKSSPNATPITSNMWSSLLWKQNKKVSPTSSAKFRVLAIKSDNSTINRLEGLLNLDITPFTDKIIAEYIWIGGTGIDVRSKSRTISKPVEDPSELPKWNYDGSSTGQAPGDDSEVILYPQAIFKDPFRGGNNILVICDSYTPQGEPIPTNKRHRAAEIFSNPKVQAEVPWYGIEQEYTLLQTNVKWPLGWPVGGYPGPQGPYYCSAGADKSFGRDISDAHYKACLYAGINISGTNGEVMPGQWEYQVGPSVGIEAGDHIWASRYILERITEQAGVVLSLDPKPIEGDWNGAGCHTNYSTKSMREDGGFEVIKKAILNLSLRHKDHISAYGEGNERRLTGKHETASINTFSWGVANRGCSIRVGRDTEKNGKGYLEDRRPASNMDPYVVTSLLAETTLLWEPTLEAEALAAQKLALKV